The Nitrososphaerota archaeon genome has a segment encoding these proteins:
- a CDS encoding 30S ribosomal protein S27e, giving the protein MAKRERILLPRPRSSFLLVQCSNCSSEQVVFSHVNMLVKCNSCGAPLAQNTGGKSEILGTVLKRLD; this is encoded by the coding sequence ATGGCGAAGAGGGAGAGAATTCTGCTGCCTAGACCCAGAAGCAGCTTCCTTCTGGTTCAGTGTTCAAACTGTAGTAGCGAGCAGGTAGTCTTTTCACACGTGAATATGCTTGTTAAGTGCAATAGCTGTGGAGCTCCTCTAGCGCAGAATACTGGAGGGAAGAGTGAGATATTAGGTACCGTGCTGAAGAGGCTGGATTAG
- the gcvH gene encoding glycine cleavage system protein GcvH: MMAEEEFKIQEGLFYTKEHEWVKITEQKRVFVGITDYAVKMLRDIVYVSLPEVGITLRSGEVLGSVESVKAVSDIYAPLSGVVVRVNEKLAAAPELISQSPYDEGWIVEIEPSNIDEVKRLYTASEYAAYLKELSKKESGDESKK, encoded by the coding sequence ATTATGGCTGAAGAGGAATTTAAGATTCAAGAGGGGCTCTTCTACACAAAAGAGCACGAGTGGGTTAAGATTACTGAACAGAAGAGGGTCTTTGTAGGTATAACTGACTATGCGGTGAAGATGCTTCGAGACATCGTCTACGTTTCACTACCTGAAGTGGGCATAACGCTTAGAAGTGGTGAGGTCTTAGGCTCTGTGGAGTCGGTTAAGGCGGTCTCAGACATCTATGCTCCTTTATCGGGTGTTGTTGTAAGGGTCAATGAGAAGCTTGCTGCTGCGCCTGAGTTGATTTCACAGTCACCTTACGATGAGGGGTGGATAGTTGAGATAGAGCCATCAAACATAGATGAAGTTAAGAGGCTATATACCGCATCTGAGTACGCTGCTTATTTGAAAGAGCTG
- a CDS encoding 50S ribosomal protein L44e — protein sequence HSVTLYKKGKERSTALGARRHAEDKKGYGGQKFPELKRTAKTTKKQTLKLKCKECGRQTMREGIRLRKLEIVA from the coding sequence CACAGTGTTACGCTCTACAAGAAGGGGAAGGAGCGGAGCACAGCGTTGGGCGCAAGAAGACACGCTGAGGATAAAAAGGGGTATGGTGGGCAGAAGTTCCCCGAGCTTAAGAGGACAGCGAAGACGACAAAGAAGCAGACACTCAAACTAAAGTGTAAAGAGTGCGGCAGACAAACTATGAGGGAGGGCATCAGGCTAAGAAAGCTTGAAATTGTGGCGTAG